CCATCGCCGTGCGCCAGTCCCGGGGCTCGTCGGTCCCCCGCGGGATGAGCGCCCGCACGCCGGTGATCTTCATCGCTCGGCGAGGATAGCACGGGTTTGACGCCTCGCCACGGCCGCGCTATCGTGGTCCCCCGCGGAAAAGGAGACGCGCCGCATGGCGGACGACGCCGCGACCTTCCTGGGCTACGAGAGGCCAGATGGCTCCTACGGGGTCCGCAATCACGTCCTGGTGCTCTCGATCCTGGGTCTGACCAGCGCGTCCGCCCGCCGCATCGCCCGTCTGGTCCGCGGGACCCGCTGCGTCACCACGCCGTACGGCCGTGGGCTGATCGGGGCCGACGCCGACCTGCATCGCCGGACGCTCACCGGGCTCGGCCGCCACCCGAATGTCGCCGCCGTGCTGGTGGTCGGCGCGGATCGGAAGGCGGTGGATCGGGTAGCCGGCGAGATCGCGGCGTCCGGCAAGCCGGTCGAAGCGCTGGCCCTCGACGACGTCCACGAGGACGCGCTCGCGCTGACGGACCGCGGAGTGCGGGCCTGCGTGCCGCTCGCCCGCGACGCCTCCCGCCTGCGGCGGGTCCCTGCCCCGCTGGCGGCGCTGTTCTGTGGCCTGGAGTGCGGCCATTCGGACACCACGTCCGGCCTCGTCGCCAACCCGCTGGCGGGCCTGGTCGTGGACCGGCTCGTCGAAGCCGGCGGACGCGCGGTGTTCGGCGAGACCGTGGAGTGGCTCGGCGCCGAGCACCTGCTCGCCGGGCGGGCCGCGACGCCGGAGGTCGGCCAGGCGATCCGGGCGGCGGTGGCGCGCCGCGAGGCGCTGGCGGTGGCGGCCGGCCTCGACCTCACGGGGAACAACCCCGGGGCCGAGAACATCGCCGGCGGGCTGTCCACCATCGAGGAGAAGTCGCTCGGCGGCATCAGCAAGGGTGGCCGGGCGCCCATCCGGGGCCTCCTCGGCTTCGCCGAGCCTCCGCGAGAGCCGGGACTCTACGTCATGGACGGACCCGCCTTCTCCCCCGAGTCCATGACCGGCATGGTGTCGGCCGGGGCCCAGCTGATGCTCTTCACCACGGGACCCGGGAACAGCGTCGTGAGCGGCCTGGCGCCGACGATCAAGATCAGCGCCAATCCGCAGGCGAGCCACCGTCTGGCCGAGCAGATCGACTTCGACGCGAGCGCCGCGTTCCTGGGCCAGGAGGGACTGCCGGCGGCGGCCGGGCAGCTCTTCCGGCTGGTGCTCGAGGTGGCCTCCGGCGGGCTGACGCTCGGCGAGATCCTCGACGAGGGCGAGGAGGTCGTCACGCGCCTTCAGCCATCCCTCTGACATGCGACCGGAGCCCCGC
This portion of the Candidatus Methylomirabilota bacterium genome encodes:
- a CDS encoding UxaA family hydrolase: MADDAATFLGYERPDGSYGVRNHVLVLSILGLTSASARRIARLVRGTRCVTTPYGRGLIGADADLHRRTLTGLGRHPNVAAVLVVGADRKAVDRVAGEIAASGKPVEALALDDVHEDALALTDRGVRACVPLARDASRLRRVPAPLAALFCGLECGHSDTTSGLVANPLAGLVVDRLVEAGGRAVFGETVEWLGAEHLLAGRAATPEVGQAIRAAVARREALAVAAGLDLTGNNPGAENIAGGLSTIEEKSLGGISKGGRAPIRGLLGFAEPPREPGLYVMDGPAFSPESMTGMVSAGAQLMLFTTGPGNSVVSGLAPTIKISANPQASHRLAEQIDFDASAAFLGQEGLPAAAGQLFRLVLEVASGGLTLGEILDEGEEVVTRLQPSL